Genomic segment of Polycladomyces abyssicola:
GATCGGAGGCCAGTGCGAGTTTCACCTGGGGGCGCGGGCAAATCATTTCTTTTTACAGTGGCAAAGGGGGATGTGGACGGAGTTTGATATCCTCCACATTGGCCCAAACATTGCAACTCGATTCCACCTCAGGTGTGTTGTTGGTCGATTTGAATTTGCAGTACGGAGGATTGGAGAGTTATCTCAACATCGAGAGCGATCGGTCAATCTATGATCTAACACCGGTATTGGAAGAGCTGAATGATAACCATATCCGGAACGTTACAGTGGTAGAGCCGTATTCACAAGTAGAGGTTTTAACCAGTCCCGCTGATGCCGAAATAGCTGATCAAGTGACGGAAGATCATGTTGAGCGGTTGTTGCGTGCCGCTCGCCTTTACTACGACTACATTCTGGTGGATTTGCCTACGGAAATGAGTACCCTTACCTTCACCGCATTGGAAGAGTCAGATAAGTTGTTTTATGTGATGAATCCTGATTCGGTTTCTATGAGAATTTTTGGGAGGGTGCTTGATCTATTTGGCAAAATCGGCGTGGATACAAGTGATCGGCTGGAAGTGATTCTCAACCGGATAAGCAGGGATTATGAGCTTAATGCAAAAACTGTCCAACAACATTTCCCCTATCCAGTTATTGGAGAAATTCATGAAGATACGAAAAGACTGCAACAAATGATTAACCGCGGAACACCGTTGCGCACTTCCAGAAGAGAGCGGGGGCTTTCGGTTTTCGCCAGAGACATTCAGAAGATAGCCAAGAGACTACTTTCTCAACAAGCCGGAAAAACAGCCTAAAAAAGGGGGTGTGACGGTTGGCGTTATTCGATCGGATTCAAAACCGTCCTCAAAAGACACGTCGCCGCTCCAATCAAGCACAATCGTTGTCTTCAATCAATCAAAACCGGATTGATCAATTGGCTCAGCATTTTAAAGCCCGTTTGTTAAGGGAGACAGATCTTGAAAAATTAACACAATTACCCTCCAATGAGCTGAGGATCACTTTAGACAGGATTGTTGGTCGCTACCTTGCGGATGAACAAGTGGTGATCACCCGGCAAGAACGTGATCGTTTAATCAGCAAAATCATTGACGAATCAGTGGGTTATGGTCCGTTGGAACCATTATTGATGGACGAAGAGATCACGGAAATCGTGGTGAATGGACCTGAGGAAGTTTACTACGAGAAAAACGGAAAGCTTCACAAAACAGACATCAAATTCCGGGATGAAGAAGCACTTCGACATGTGATTGACCGGATTGTGGCACCGATCGGGCGTCGTATCGACGTGAGCTCACCCATGGTGGATGCCCGTTTACCTGACGGTTCGCGTGTGAATGCTGTTATTCCACCTATCGCACTGAAGGGTTCACTATTATCGATCCGTAAATTCCGAAAAGACCCGATCAGGATGGACGACCTCATTCGATTTGGAAGTTTAACACCGGATATGGCCCAATTTCTGACGAGTCTGGTACGGGCAAAACTCAATCTGATTATTTCGGGGGGAACGGGCAGTGGGAAAACGACTTTGTTGAACGCATTGGCCTGTTTCATCCCTGAGAATGAGCGGATCATTACCATCGAGGATATGGCTGAGCTCCGCATCCCCCATGGACATGTGGCCGGGATGGAAGCCCGTCCTGCCAACGTGGAGGGAAAAGGGGAAATCACCATTCGTCAATTGGTCCGAAATGCTCTCCGGATGCGTCCCGACCGGATCATCGTCGGTGAGGTGCGGGGGGCGGAGGCATTTGATATGCTTCAAGCCATGAACACAGGGCATGAAGGTTCACTTACCACAATCCATGCCAACTCACCCGATGATGCCATGAGGCGGTTGGAAGGTATGGTGATGATGTCCAGCCTTGATCTACCTGCCGCTATCATTCGCGAATATATCGTGGGGGCAGTTGATTTTATTATTCAAATCGGACGTCTGCCTGACGGACAACGGAAAATGTTGTCCATTGCCGAAATTCAAAAAGATGATCAGGGTCACTTTGAGATGAAGGAAATCTTCCGATTCAACCAAACCGGGGTGAAGGAAGATGGAACTGTGGTAGGATATTTCTCACCAACAGGGATTCTTCCCAAGTGTTTACCCCGTCTGAAAGCATATGGCGTACCAGTTGATCCGAAGATCTTTCGCCCTGTCAGGGGTGACATGCAATGATGATTGCGCTGTTCGGGGGAGGTTCCGTATTTTTTGCTCTATTAGCATTTTATTCGTTTATCACGCTTCGTGGCGAACGGGGTGAAATATCGAACCGGATCTCCAAATGGCTGTCCCAACAAACGGTGACAAAAAGCTGGTCTGATGAATTGGTGGAAAAACTGGACCGGCTTGAGATGATGAAGAAATTGGAGCCTGAACTGGAGAAGGCCAGTATTCCCTTGCGTCCAGCGGAATACAGCCTAGTCGTACTCTTGGGTGCGGGGATTGTTGCATTTGCATTGAAGATGGTATTTGGTGCACCTACTTTCATCAGCATCTCCTTAGCAATGGCCGCGGCGCCTTTTGGATCAAAACTTTTTCTCCGATCCAGAAGAAAAATTTACGTCCAGAGAATCGATGGACAATTGTCAGAGGCTTGTCGATTGCTGAGCAGTGCTGCCAGAGCAGGACTTTCCATCCCTCAAGGTTTGGAATTGGTGGTTAAGGAGTTGCCTCCTCCGATTAAAAACGAACTGTCCATTGTGGTGCGGGAAGTTCAGTTGGGTAGAGATCTGGAAGGGGCATTAAAAGATCTGTTGAATCGGGTTAACAGCAAGGATATGCAAGTGTTTGTCAATGCCCTTATCATCCAAAGGAGAGCCGGTGGAGATTTGGCTCGGGTTTTAAGTGAAATGGCACGGACAATGGAAGAAAGAAAAATCATTCATCAAACGATTCAAGCGGCGACTGCACAATCGCGTTACTCCGCTTATATGTTGCCCGTTGTCTCTCTATTGGTTGTGTTTGTCCTAAGCAAGATGATGGAAGGATTTGATCAGCTGTTTACACACCCCTTTGGAATCATCGTATTGGTGATTTTTGTAGTTCTTCAAGTCATCGGGGTTTTGGTGGTAAGGAAGATTGCGGATATACGAGTATAAGAAGGTGCTGACATGGATAGCACGTTGGTTTTGCTAGTCTTTACATCATGGGTATGTTGGGTAGCGGCAAGCTATCATTACTATTCATATCGAAAGAAGCAACAAGAAGTATTGGATCACCTAGAATCTTATCACTTGCCCAACACTGTTTTTACGAAAAAAAAATCGTGGATGGACAGTTTGAATCAATGGTTTGATCGGTTTTCCGCGATGGGGGAAAAAATTCAATTTTTGAGTGATCCGCTTGTGTTGGAGGATGCCCTCATCAAAGCGGGATATCCCTTTGACTTAACAGTGGAACGGTTGCAGGGCGCGAAGATTGTAGGACTGTTGGCAGGATTACTAATTGCATTGCCATATTATTTGTTGGGTTTACCTTTAGCCGTTGTATTGATTGCTGCACTGCCTTTAGTGGGGTATTTGATTCCCGTTTTGGGGATTAAACAACTGGCAAAAAGTCGTCAAGAGCAAATTCGGATGGACCTACCCGATTTCTTGGATATGATGAGTATTACTCTCCAAGCAGGGATGAGCTTGGACTCTGCTTTAGCCTACTACGTGGAGACTACCAAAGGTCCTTTGAGTGAGGAGTTTGCCCGTCTCAATCATGAGATCAAGTTTGGTGTGCAAAGAGAAGTGGCTTACCGTTCCCTTTTACGCCGAACGGCTTCTCCGGAGTTGGAAGGGCTAATTCAATCATTGATTCAAGCTCATAACCTGGGGACTCCCATCGCCAGCACCTTTATGGAGCAGGCTGATGAAATGCGTCGTATGCGGGCGGAAAGGGCGAAAGAAGCAGCAGGGAAAGCAGGACCCAAAATCACGATCGTCGGTGGTGCTCTCATTGCTCCTTCCGTAATGATCCTGATCTTAGGTGTGATCATCCTCCAGTATGTGATTAGCCCCAACAGCCCGTTAAAAATGT
This window contains:
- a CDS encoding AAA family ATPase; protein product: MSAEIKLLVVTEEPAQAEDIQSRVGNQFPQFLHIHPSEVRREIARLQPDIVLLHEMKDGSGIQLIPYISREVSDVFIIYLTERRDPVRTRDVSRAGAFDVLFLPDEITALEDVLSRAVKAHQAKEYRSEASASFTWGRGQIISFYSGKGGCGRSLISSTLAQTLQLDSTSGVLLVDLNLQYGGLESYLNIESDRSIYDLTPVLEELNDNHIRNVTVVEPYSQVEVLTSPADAEIADQVTEDHVERLLRAARLYYDYILVDLPTEMSTLTFTALEESDKLFYVMNPDSVSMRIFGRVLDLFGKIGVDTSDRLEVILNRISRDYELNAKTVQQHFPYPVIGEIHEDTKRLQQMINRGTPLRTSRRERGLSVFARDIQKIAKRLLSQQAGKTA
- a CDS encoding CpaF family protein, with the protein product MALFDRIQNRPQKTRRRSNQAQSLSSINQNRIDQLAQHFKARLLRETDLEKLTQLPSNELRITLDRIVGRYLADEQVVITRQERDRLISKIIDESVGYGPLEPLLMDEEITEIVVNGPEEVYYEKNGKLHKTDIKFRDEEALRHVIDRIVAPIGRRIDVSSPMVDARLPDGSRVNAVIPPIALKGSLLSIRKFRKDPIRMDDLIRFGSLTPDMAQFLTSLVRAKLNLIISGGTGSGKTTLLNALACFIPENERIITIEDMAELRIPHGHVAGMEARPANVEGKGEITIRQLVRNALRMRPDRIIVGEVRGAEAFDMLQAMNTGHEGSLTTIHANSPDDAMRRLEGMVMMSSLDLPAAIIREYIVGAVDFIIQIGRLPDGQRKMLSIAEIQKDDQGHFEMKEIFRFNQTGVKEDGTVVGYFSPTGILPKCLPRLKAYGVPVDPKIFRPVRGDMQ
- a CDS encoding type II secretion system F family protein is translated as MMIALFGGGSVFFALLAFYSFITLRGERGEISNRISKWLSQQTVTKSWSDELVEKLDRLEMMKKLEPELEKASIPLRPAEYSLVVLLGAGIVAFALKMVFGAPTFISISLAMAAAPFGSKLFLRSRRKIYVQRIDGQLSEACRLLSSAARAGLSIPQGLELVVKELPPPIKNELSIVVREVQLGRDLEGALKDLLNRVNSKDMQVFVNALIIQRRAGGDLARVLSEMARTMEERKIIHQTIQAATAQSRYSAYMLPVVSLLVVFVLSKMMEGFDQLFTHPFGIIVLVIFVVLQVIGVLVVRKIADIRV
- a CDS encoding type II secretion system F family protein, which codes for MDSTLVLLVFTSWVCWVAASYHYYSYRKKQQEVLDHLESYHLPNTVFTKKKSWMDSLNQWFDRFSAMGEKIQFLSDPLVLEDALIKAGYPFDLTVERLQGAKIVGLLAGLLIALPYYLLGLPLAVVLIAALPLVGYLIPVLGIKQLAKSRQEQIRMDLPDFLDMMSITLQAGMSLDSALAYYVETTKGPLSEEFARLNHEIKFGVQREVAYRSLLRRTASPELEGLIQSLIQAHNLGTPIASTFMEQADEMRRMRAERAKEAAGKAGPKITIVGGALIAPSVMILILGVIILQYVISPNSPLKM